In the genome of Streptomyces lydicus, the window GCCAGCCACGCGACCAGGGCGTCGAACTCCTCCGGAGTGCGGCGCGGGTCGGCCAACGGGGTCTTGTGGACGGCCGGGGTCCCGGCGATCCGGCGGCCGGCGACCTGCTCGGGGCCGGTCGCGCCCTTGGGCATGGTCAGGACGAGTACCGGTTGCGGGCGGAGGTCCCCGAGTGGCCGCAACCGCGCGAATACCTCGCTCAGGACCTGCCGGAAGTCGGCCGCGTCGGAGCCGTCGTGGAGGAACGGCTCGTATCCCAGGCCGGTGAAGTACGCGCGCAGCTCGTCCTCGTCGAGTCCGGCCAGCAGCGAGGGGCCGCCCATCCGCAGGCCGTTGGCCAGCACAACGGGTAGCACCGCGCCGTGCAGTCCGGACCCGAACAGTGCGCGCCGGGCCGTCCACGCGGCCGAGGCGGCGCCGGTTTCCAGCTCCCCGTCGCCGAGCAACGTGACCGCCAAACGGCGCGGGGCGTCCAGGACCATGCCCTGGGCGACGGCGAGCGCCGGCCCGAGCTGGCCGCCGGTGTATCGCACGCCGGGGATGAGCGGCGTGATCTCGCCGCCGTAGGCTCGAGTGTGGGGGAAGCCCGCGGCGAGCGCGTGTATGTCGGCGGCGGACCATCCGGGGCCGTTTCCGGTCAGGGTGAGGTTCTTGGTCAGGTAAGCGTGGGCGAGCGCGGAGGGCCCGGCGTGCCCCGCGCCGTGGACAACCAGGACCTCACTGCCCGGGGGCCGCCACGCGGTAAGCGGCCCGAGGTGCGCGAGCATCCAGTTCACTGGGGGGCAGACCCCCCAGTGGCCGCTCGGCGCCTCCTTCACGTCCTCCGTCCGCAACGGCCGGACGGGCAGCACATTGTCGTTCAGGTACAGCTCCGCTGTACACAGGTAGTTCAAAGCCCGCCACGCGGCCGAGACAGCCGCCTCCGGTACCCGGGCCACGGCATGTTCAAGTGCCTGGCCCCAGTCGGGGAAATCCTCCGTGCCCGTGGCAGCCAGCCCGGGGAGCAGGGCGGTGTCCGTCATCTCGCCGTCCCCTTCTGTGCGGCGACCGCGTCCACGGCGGCGGTGATCCGCCCAGTCCGGATCTCCGGGGTGCCAGCCTCTGTGACCAGGTGGAGGATCTGCGCCTGCTCGTGGGCTGGTAGCGCCGTCCAGTCCAGTCCGGCCCGCTCCAGGGCGGCGGCCAGGTCCTCGGGCACACTGCGAGGGGTTCGATCCCTCACGCCCTGGACAGTCAGCGGCACGCCGGTCACTCCGTCGGCGACCGCCACGTACGGCACCGCGGCCTGACGACGCAGCGCGTAGGCAACGACGGTCTTGGCGCTGCCTGTGGGGAAGCCGATGCGAAGCCGGGTGCCTCGTTGGCCGACCGGTCCGCGGCAGGGCAGCAGCAAGAAGTCCCGGCCGCCGATCCGCTCCGGTCGAGCCACCACGTGCACGATGTCGGAGGCGGTGGGCAGTGGGAGCAGGACAAGCGGTTCCGGCCCCGCCGGGTCGGAGGCGGTTGGCTGGAGGGGTCTGGTAACGGCAATGATGCCGCCCTCGCCGCCGCCGGCGCGCCTCGCTGCCTTGTGCATGAACAGGGCGCGGTCGACGGTCGCAAGCAAGGTATCGGTGAAGGCGTGCCTCCAGCCCCGCTCCCGCTCGGCGGGCAGGTCGTCGGCGGTGACGAACATCAGGGCGAAGGAGACCGTCACTGGCAGGGCGGAGCCGAGCCGGTCACGCAGGCCCCCGAGGGCTCGGTGGAAACGACCAACGTCGTCCACGACTGCAGCGATGATCACCTCGTCGCCACCGAAGGTCGCCGCGCAGCCGGAGTCGAAGGGCTGCTCGCGGAACCACGCGCGGGTCGTGGCCCCCACGGTCGCCATGACCTCGTTGCCCGCCAGGTGCCCGTAGGAGGCCGGGTTGGTGGAGTTCGTCCGCTCCACGTGGTTCTTCAGCCCGTCCACGTCACCAATGGACAGCGCCACCAGCCTCCCCTCGGAAAGCGCGGTGACCAGACAGCGCGGGATGTGGCTGTGGAAGTCGGGGAAGGCCACTAACCCGGTGACCGCGTCCTCGCGGCTGCCCTCACACCAGGTACGCAGCGGCATCTGGCTGGGGTCGAACAGCGGTACCGACGACGTGAGCTGGGCGCGGGCGGGGGATGTTGCCGGGCGAGATGTACGGGACGGCTCCATCAGCCGGCCACCTCCGATGTGATCGTCCTCGCCGCCGCCCGGGTGGGCAGCAGCAGTGGGAAGGTGTTGAGGGAGTGCAAGCGCAGCGTGGTCGTGGCCGCCATCAGCGGCGCTGTCGTGTGGTGCCGGTCCACCCAGGCCGTGTGCCAGCCAGCCGCTGCGGCCCCGCGCACGTCCGCGCCAACCGAGTCGCCGACATGCAGCAGTTCCTCGGGCCGCATCCCGCTGGCCTGCTCGACAGCGGCGAACGCCTCCGGCTCCGGCTTGATCGCTCCGGTGCGGGCCGAGTAGAAGACGCCATCCAGCAGCTCGCGGAAGACGGCGGGTTCCTGATCGGGCACCGAGGAGCCAAGCGCGTTGGTCATGGCGTACAGGGCGAAGCCTCGCACCCGCAGGGTGGCCAGCATGTCTGGCACGTCCGGGTACAACTGCGGGTGCTCGGCCCGTCTCCGAGCCCGCTCCAACACCTCGGTAAGCGGGGCGGCCAGCTCGGGTCGGCTGAAGCTGGCCGCGAGATCGTGAGCCAAGCCCTGAGGGGTGACCAGACATCTCTTGGCGCCCTTGCCCATCAGGGCGCGGGCCTCCTCCAAGGAGATGCCCAGGACCTCGGCGACCTGGCCGGTCGTCGCCACCACTTCCGGGCGCACCAGCGTGCCGCCCATGTCGAAGCAGACCGCCCGCACCCCGGACCACATCGCCCGGCCGCTCACGACCCGATCTCCCACGCCGGGAGCGGCGAGGATGTCACCGGCAGCGGGGCGAGCCCCACCCCGGGGTCGGAAGGCAGCGTCCCCGCCTCGACGATGGCCGGCTCGGTGAACACCTGCTGCCGCAGCGGCTCCAGCGTCAGGTGCCACTCCACCGCCGGAATCTTGTCCCGGCAGCACACCCCGGCCAGCGCGAGCGCGGCCCACAGCCGGTCGCCGTGCGGGAAGGTCGCCATCCCCAGATCGGCGGCGACCTCGGTGAGGTGCAGGGAACGAGCCAGTCCGCCCGACCATCCCGGGTCGGTCTGCCACACGTCCACCGTCCCGCCGGCCAGCAGTCGCATCTGCTCGTGCTCGTCGACCGCGTGCTCACCGGCCGCCATCGGCACCCCGGCACCGGCCGCCCGCACACGGCTCCAGGCGAAGCCGCCCGGCTCCAGCAGCTCCTCGGCAAACGCGACCTGGGCATCGGCCAGTACGGGCAGTAGGGCGAGGGCCTCGTCCAGACGGCATCGGCGCAGACCGTCAATCATGAACGGGCCGTCGCCCGCCGCCGCGCGCAGCGCCCCCAGCACCCGGCCGACGACCCTCGGGCCCTGGCGCAGTAGTTCCTTGGTGAGGGGCCATTTCTGTCCCCAGAATTCCTGCTCGGCGATCCACGCCGCCGCCTTCACCGCCTCCGGGTGAGCCGGGTCCAGGCCGAGCGCGGATGCGTACACCGGCACCCGTGCCCGCACCGTGCCGCCCAACAGCTCAGGCACCGACCGGCCCGAGGCCCGCGACGCCAGATCCCAGCACGCCAGCTCGACCGCCGAGACGGCTTGCCGGGCGTGCGCCCCATGCAGGTGCCGGCCCGCCCGCAGCCGGTAGGCGAGCTTGCGCGGCGCCGCCGCATCGTGCCCGACCAGCCCGTCGGCAAGGGTGTCAACGACGAGCCGCGCCACGCTCTCCCCCACGGGCGCGTGCCAGCCCGCGATCCCGTCGTCGCCTTCCCCGTCGCCGACCACCTGGACCGCGTAACGAGTCCGGTGCTCGGGCCACGAGGGCCCCGCAGGAGCCACCGCCACTGCGGCAACCGCATCCGGTAAGTCCTCCGGCAGACCCGCTGGCTGGCCGGCCACCGGCCATACCCGCACCGCCCGCACCACCGTCACGGCGTCGCTGTCCTGCCCGGCCATCAGATCCGCGCCCCGGTCAACTGCACGCCGGCAAAGGTGTACGCCCATGGCGAGCGGTAGTTCTGCCACCACTGCGGCCGCAGTCCCGTCTCCGCGAACAGCTCTTCGACCGCGCGGCGCATTTCCAGGTTCCACTCGATCGTGTCCGACCCCGGAGTCCGGTAGACGTCCATGTACGGGTTGTGCGCCTGGTAGGTCTGGAACCGTGGGAAAGCGGTAGTCACTGGTACCAGTCGCTTCAGGTTCTCGACCGCATCCTCGATGGGGTCCAGGCCCACGATGTAGGTGAAATCCGTGGTGATGCCCCGCTCCTTTGCTGCCCCGAGCGTGGCAACCATCTGGTCCACCGTCAGCGCGGCCTTGGACTGTTTGAGGATGTCCGCCCGGTTGGTAAAGCACTCCACTGTCAGCGTCAGGTGGAACGGACCGATTTCCGCGGCCCGGTCCAGGCCCTCGGCGCTGGTGAGCACCGACGACAGGAAGTGCAGGGTTCCCTCGCAGCCGGTGCTGCGCATCGCGGCGCGCACGCCCTCCAGGTGCTCCAGGGCCAGGTGCTCGTAGAGGAAGCAGCCGGTGCACACCGTGACGGTCTCCACTGCGGACAGGTCCGCCATGCCGGAGTTCGCCGCGAGGGTGGCAAAGTATCCGGGCAGGTCGAGTTCGCGGATCGCCGGGTCCGAGGCGCCTTCCAGGGTGTTCGGACAGAAAGTGCACCCGACGCACTGGCTTCGCTGATTGGAGTTCAGGGTGAGCATCTTGGTGCCGTTGCGCCAGTAGCCCAGCACGGCGTCGTCGTCCTCGATGCCGGCGACCGTACCGACCCGCTCGCCGTGCAGCCGCAGCTCACGTTCGTCAATCTCGAACGGCGAGTCGACACGCCCCAGCGAGAGGATCAGGTACGACGGATCCGTCGGCCGCGAGTCCAGCTCCAGCTGGAATCGCATTCGTGGCTTGTCCAGTGTCGACCGCGCACCGCAGCTGTTCAGGGCGACCAGCAGTACGTCCTCGGGGTTGATCTTCCATTCGCGTGCCACCACTTCCAGGTGGCTGACGGAATTGAGCATTCGTCTTCCCTCTCACTCGGTTTGCTCTGGGGCTGCCGTCCCGGCAGCGAGATGCCGACGAAGGTCAAGCAGGTCGGTCTCGCCGGAAATGACAAGGTCCGCTTAGAGGCCGTCCTGACCGAGGCGGCGGCCTCGCCTCGGTCAGGACGCCTGGAAGGCAGTGAGATCGCGGCCGCTCTCAGGCGGCGGGCTTTACCTGCGGGTAGGCACGCGCGGCCTGGCGCAGGGCCTCCGTGAACTCCTCGGCACACCCGTCGCCCTCGGCCTCCCGGACTCGGAGGTCTCCGAA includes:
- a CDS encoding enolase C-terminal domain-like protein, whose translation is MAGQDSDAVTVVRAVRVWPVAGQPAGLPEDLPDAVAAVAVAPAGPSWPEHRTRYAVQVVGDGEGDDGIAGWHAPVGESVARLVVDTLADGLVGHDAAAPRKLAYRLRAGRHLHGAHARQAVSAVELACWDLASRASGRSVPELLGGTVRARVPVYASALGLDPAHPEAVKAAAWIAEQEFWGQKWPLTKELLRQGPRVVGRVLGALRAAAGDGPFMIDGLRRCRLDEALALLPVLADAQVAFAEELLEPGGFAWSRVRAAGAGVPMAAGEHAVDEHEQMRLLAGGTVDVWQTDPGWSGGLARSLHLTEVAADLGMATFPHGDRLWAALALAGVCCRDKIPAVEWHLTLEPLRQQVFTEPAIVEAGTLPSDPGVGLAPLPVTSSPLPAWEIGS
- a CDS encoding radical SAM protein; the protein is MLNSVSHLEVVAREWKINPEDVLLVALNSCGARSTLDKPRMRFQLELDSRPTDPSYLILSLGRVDSPFEIDERELRLHGERVGTVAGIEDDDAVLGYWRNGTKMLTLNSNQRSQCVGCTFCPNTLEGASDPAIRELDLPGYFATLAANSGMADLSAVETVTVCTGCFLYEHLALEHLEGVRAAMRSTGCEGTLHFLSSVLTSAEGLDRAAEIGPFHLTLTVECFTNRADILKQSKAALTVDQMVATLGAAKERGITTDFTYIVGLDPIEDAVENLKRLVPVTTAFPRFQTYQAHNPYMDVYRTPGSDTIEWNLEMRRAVEELFAETGLRPQWWQNYRSPWAYTFAGVQLTGARI
- a CDS encoding YdeI/OmpD-associated family protein yields the protein MEPSRTSRPATSPARAQLTSSVPLFDPSQMPLRTWCEGSREDAVTGLVAFPDFHSHIPRCLVTALSEGRLVALSIGDVDGLKNHVERTNSTNPASYGHLAGNEVMATVGATTRAWFREQPFDSGCAATFGGDEVIIAAVVDDVGRFHRALGGLRDRLGSALPVTVSFALMFVTADDLPAERERGWRHAFTDTLLATVDRALFMHKAARRAGGGEGGIIAVTRPLQPTASDPAGPEPLVLLPLPTASDIVHVVARPERIGGRDFLLLPCRGPVGQRGTRLRIGFPTGSAKTVVAYALRRQAAVPYVAVADGVTGVPLTVQGVRDRTPRSVPEDLAAALERAGLDWTALPAHEQAQILHLVTEAGTPEIRTGRITAAVDAVAAQKGTAR
- a CDS encoding HAD family hydrolase is translated as MSGRAMWSGVRAVCFDMGGTLVRPEVVATTGQVAEVLGISLEEARALMGKGAKRCLVTPQGLAHDLAASFSRPELAAPLTEVLERARRRAEHPQLYPDVPDMLATLRVRGFALYAMTNALGSSVPDQEPAVFRELLDGVFYSARTGAIKPEPEAFAAVEQASGMRPEELLHVGDSVGADVRGAAAAGWHTAWVDRHHTTAPLMAATTTLRLHSLNTFPLLLPTRAAARTITSEVAG